AGGAGGAAATAATAATCAAACTGATAAACGGTACAGAAAACCATCGTTGACCTTTAATCAAAAGAATGCAACACAAAGAATGCATAGCTTGCTCAATGTAGTTTCCGTACTATATAAAGTAAGGCGTATAGCTGCAATGTTATTATTGAAcaattttacaacaaaacataaaatttggTTTTCGACGTCACTTATGAAGGGAACACTGAAACACTGTACAAGTTCTATTCAATATGTGCACATCTatctcatacacacacagttttcaaataaaaactaacGCCCAACAATCTAAGTACTACCAATTCAAGAATCCCTGTTACACCTTTTTGCTGGACTGCGTATTTAAAACCGCACAACCGTGAGCAACATCAAGCAAATAAAGTCTGCAAGCCTAGCATCATTACGCAGTACAATTTATACAACCTTTATATACTTTGGTATGTGCAAGCGATGCAAGCAACAACGACGATACTACCGTCTATCTCCTCCACACCTTACCTTTACCACTCTCATGAATAGCACTGACCCTCTCAGAACAACTCACTCTCACTAAACCTCAATCGAAAACTGCATCCCTTCCCCGTTGCAGTGCGGGTAAGAAGTTAGACCGCTCTTGCGGTCGCCAACGAAGCACTTGGCGGCATAACTCCAGCCATTAGAATCGAAGGGTAACTGTCGTCCCGGCCAGCGTACGCACTGTCACGATGATGTGACGTTAGTTAATGCGTAATCATAGACTCTAACGTTTATGAAATATCTGCACTCCCTGTTTTATGCCAGATAAATGCAAAGAATTGTCACCTATCTCAATCACTACATTCCTTCTCTGAACCTACCTCCCTCACTCTCAATAAGCtcccttagtaaatgtttttcatttttggggTCATCATCGCTGATTGCGTAGGAGGGCATCCAATTTCCGGAGTGATACGATGTTTTTCAACTACTACCACTGTAAGTCTAATCCAACCAGTCACGATGAGCTAAGGTCAAAGGCTTGCAACAGAATTTAGCAGGAACTTGTTGAGACGTAAACTAAAAATATGCCCATTTGTGATGAGACAAGTTTCAGTCGACTTGAGAATAGATACGCTATGAGtcatgattttttattcgagAGGGCATATGTTTCAAGAATGGTGCAAGAgcgagcgatagagagagagaaagaaaaagagagagagatagagcatACAGGTTGTAAATCTTATGTTACGGCTGGAAACGCAGTCGTAACTAACAGGCAATAGTTGATGCATCAGAAGCGTCGTTGCAttaaaaattatgcaacaaaATCGTAGGAGCACGTTCTTGGTATATTGAAACGATTCATTGATGTCAACAAGTGTGGATAGCATACTTTTTGCTCATATTTTTGTCTATACTTACacagatttaaaaaaaaagatttcatGGAAAATTTCATATTCTCAATTTTTTCGGATATTCCAATCTCTTGCTTATTATACCATTTGAAGTACAACGTTTTTTAAAACTTGTccttcatttgtttttccattgaTAAGTATGATGTGTGTATCTTTGCAAATAACTTTTTTAATGCTCGAATATCACCCACAGTACTATTTTACTGTCAGAGAGGGAAAACTGTTCGACATCAGATGGCGGCCATTCGACATAGATATCGTTTTGATCGTCTCTTGACTTGATGCAAGACCGATCGTTTAGAGTGACCTCGTGGCGGTCATGGTCCGTTCGATCTCATGTTTCGTAACGTGTTTTTCACGTGAGCTGGTTGACATGTTGTGAAAATACTATACCATTTTATTACTCTTTCCTGACTAACAGTTACGAGATGTACCATCacaaaacaacattttaaCGTACTGTAGTTATTTTTTTGCGTAATTGTATATTACACCCAAATAGAAACATAGGCAGCAAAGTAGGATTAATATAGTTACCATTTCAAGAATCACGGCCACTACGAAAACATATTGATCACAAAATCACGACAGATACGCagaaatattaattaaaataactACTATCAGCACACTATGTTACATGCAAAATGAGATGAGCTTTTCCTCTTATACTCTACTAATTTTCTATTCAAGTAGAAcactaataaaaataaagacactcAATAAGACCAAACAAAGTGATCAAACCAATAGAGCCATTgagttattatttattgttacacatacaaaaaaagatgTCTGCAagtatttataaaattttcaTCCTAAGAGATGACTGCGCTCAACACAAGATATCGTCGATCTTGGTGGCGCTTATGATTCTTCTGCCAGAACGTTAGAgctgaaaaaaattaaaggaGCATCAAGCCAACCAACAGTAGTAAAAGTATTGGAAGTAACAGCTatttaaaacaacaacaagaagtATCTAAGCGCTCATAATAGATTTACCTTTTTGATTACAGACAGATCCTAAATTTGAAGGTTAGTAAGTGCACGCGTAGGAGTATAGGAGAGTGCGAAGAACAGCCACAGGTGCCAAAGATATACGACGCCACTACAAACGACTGTCGGTTTTTAGTCTAAAAATAGCAATGATGCACCCATGACAGATCGACGCAGATCGTTAATCCCAAATGTTTGCGAACGGATGATTTTGTAACAGCGAATGTATACATATAGCTAAAGATACATAATTGTGCACTGTAAAACACAAATATTCTATTTCTCGACCCTCCCGAATAGCCGATTATGCCGCGTTTTATGCATTCATGAAACTTAGCACCAGTGCACACGACAAATATTCTACATATGACGGGAATTGCCAAATGAGCCTAGACCCGCTTGCGAAGCTCCCTTATTGTAACCCATCTGAAGGTTTAGTTCTCCGTGATGAGCACGCAGTTGATCTTCGGAAAAATTGCGCTCATTCTTGTCTGCCATCTTGGGACCAAGAGTGGGTCCATGGTAGTCCGTATGCTTTTGAGTCTAGGAAATAAGATCGAATTGGAACATTAATTAGGCTTTTGATAAAGAATTTAACATTGTATATTGCATATACTTACGATTCTTCCTAGCGAGTAAAGGCATAATGTCACCTGCGGGATGTTTCGCCGTTCGAATAAATCCGCcgtttgaaaaatttcttCCTCAGGTACGCCGTACTTTTTGATTGCTGCCTGGAAGCGCTGAATATTCTCCATTAACTGAAAGTTTGTACCACGCTCCTGAATCTTTTTCACAGAACCCGGCGCAAGCTTATTGACTAGCTTGCACAGCACAACACCATCCTTGAGGACATCCTCATACGCTCCGGGGggtaatttttcacccaacaCATCGCTAATCCATTGCAACACTTCGGATTCTTGTTCCTTGTTTCGTGGCTGGAATTAAACCAGAAAGGCTAATCATTTAATGTTTTCTTCTTGATGAAAAaagtttcatttcatgtttaatTTACAACCCCAGACGTATACAACAGAAAATTCAAAAGATTCCATGTAATACGGGTAAGAAGTGAAGAAAGAGAAGGGCCCTCCGACACATCTTGACGGttggcattttgttttctttattacACTAGTGAAAAAGCGGTCATGACTAAAAATAGTACACGCATCCAAGTTTATTTGGATTTCGAGCAATTTCCATCACCGAGAATACGCGGGTGTTAAGGTTTTTTATGCTACAACTCGCagttaaaattataatttagtattaattattattattatcaataataaaaattaagtGTTATCTTTATATTGGTAATGGAAAAATCTCCAGAATTTCCAAATATACCTAGTAAAATCCTTGTATCCTTAACCCAATTACCAACTCAATTGCAATAAATCAACTTGACAAAACAAGTTATTTCGTTGCAGACTTGAGGTATAACTACAATTATAAGACCTTAAGGGATAATAGTGGTAAAACTGTAGATGCagcttttcaatttttacattaatgttcaaaataataataaaaacaaacaacacaaaatacACGCACCGCCATATTATTCTTGATTGATATTGTTGATTGACTAAATGAAAAACGACGCTAACTGGCTAAACTGGTGCTaagtaaaataacaaacgaTCTCTTAAATTACAACACCTAGACACTTATAGCCAACACAACCCAAGTCGCTCAAGGTTGTCAAGTAGACTaagaaaaattcaacaaaactgCTTAAGAAATTCAACAACTTAACTGTGCGCCTACTGCCGAACGACTGTGGTACCTCATGTTTGAGTGAGCGAATTTTGTGTTTTGGCTAACAGGTTTTCGGTGTTTGGTGATCCAGAGAACCTGCGCGCTTGTACCTCTTTGGGGAAATTTTCACGCTACAGTAACTAACAGCGATGACGACATTAGCCACCCACTCACCAAGTTCTGTTCGCCATCGGGGAGTAAGGTAATGCAGCGCTCTTGAAATCGCTCACAATCGTTTACATTGAAAAGCCAGGAGCAATGGGGTGAACGAGCACGCGCCCGAATAATTCAATCGTTAATGAGCGCCTGCGCAATTCATATTCACTAAAACCGCAGATGGGAATCATTAACCATACTTCTCCAAAACTGGCGCAAAACTTTCTCTATGCGTAGTcttatcatatatatatatatatatatatatatatatatatatatatatatatatatatatatatatatatatatatatatatatatatatatatatatatatatatatatatatatatacatacttCGAAGATTTTTAACTCAGTTTGTAACATCAATACAGTTCAAAGCGATTTATGACTTAACACTTGAGAAATTCTCGTCCGGTAGGAAACTAGAATAAAAACACACGGTTACGACTTTTTGCATATATTCTAATAATTCAACTGGATGACGTCAATATTGGACGTATGGTCGGCGATTGCACCAACGCGCACTATTTATAATTATGCGCCACACCAAACCACACACTGCGACTTATGAGAAGCTGCCGGAGCAGAATGTGTTATACTATCACACACATCCAATTCCAGAGTATTCAAATCGTCAAAAGATACACACGTTACTAAGGTTCAGTGCATATTTCATTCCAACTGATTCTATTATTGTACATAATTTTTATCCATTACTCAATAGTTTATATCAAATTTACTCGGAAGTCTGGACATTTGCCAATTAGGACAAAGGCAGATCATTTTATATCAGGGACACAAACGATTTGGTATTGCGATTCACCGATAACTGTCACAGGTCCATTTAATGCAAGGGAATCTTGGTGTTTGATGTCATTTCTAGCTCGCATCTCCAAACGCTCGCTAAGACTGGCCTTAGAAATATCAGTCTCTGAATTTTAACTATTTATTACAAGGTACAAAAACAATATATAATgaagaataaaatatttgcatgGTTATTGACCTCAATTGAATACATGGTTGAAacaatatccttttttgtctATTTAATATTAGGCTAGAATTTTTGGACGGCTTTACATTTTTACTACCTTCCTTATATTCGCCAGATGCGATTCTAAAGTAAAAGCAACATGGATTAAATTAATCAGCCATTCCAGCAATGACCGTGTTATTCAGTCAGCGATGCGGCACCGAATCATATTTTCAGAACGCTAACCTCCGTAGCGGATGTTTCGTATGCATGAAAACACTTACAGTATAGCACTACAGTCGTGAAATACagtaacagcaacaaaaatggaaactaAATACAAAATAAGAAAGCTTTATCGTTATCGGCGAACGAATTTCAGAGAGCATTTTAGTTAAGCAATGATCTTGTTTCACGGAGCCTTATTCAATCCAAATACTTGGTAAACTTCATTGCTTATTTCCAAGCATAAGAATTTTATAAAAAGAAGTGTAGAAAAATAGAACAATTACTAGAAATGAAGCGAGTGTAAAATTAAATAGAAAATATTGAATGAAAGAATGATAGTTTCATAAGAACTGAAAAAAATCTATCATAATTTCCCAATTTATAAATGAAGCTCTTTTCTTAATCAATGACACATAAACGCACAGGTTGCAGGTAAACGCGATCGTGATCAGGAACGCGAGGCTCAACATTGGATCGAGACGATGATTGGAGACAAGTTTCCAAAAGGCCTTGTGTACGAAGACTGCTTACGCGATGGCATCCTCCTATGTCGGTTAATGAACCGCTTGTCACCCGGTATTGTACctaaaatcaacaccaccggTGGGGATTACAAGATGATGGACAATATCAACCAGTAAGTATGCAACCGAGTACTTGTTTTAAAAACTGTTTATCCACATgcaatatacaaaaaaaaccttctaaAACCAAGTCACTACTAAGGAATCAGTTTTGTGTAAACCGACACAACTTGGTTACAGATACCAGTTTTAGTAccagaaaaaaacatgaaacagtGCGATATTTGGATTAAAACTGCACTGCTTTACAAAGCGTCGCAAATGCCGTGCCGTTATGCCCCACATTCAGAATCATTCGTTAACACTTTAGCGAAACGTAGACCAGCatgaaaagtttttcattGTCAGGAATTGCCTCACATTGTGCACATTCGCATGAAAAACACCTAGCATAGAGGACTAAGTACTATTGCGGTGTGGAATACGTCGTTGCACTGGCACGTAgtacaagcaaaaaaaacatatcttcTAATTAGTTAAATACGTCTCTTCGATAGAAAAGAAATCACAAACAAAGATGTTGCCCACAAGCAGTAGACTATATAATTCGAGCTACAACACAAATTTTTGCCATTAACGTCATTCATgtgcagattttttttgcgatcaAACAATTGTCCGATTTCGCAtaaagaagaagtagaagcgGTCAAACAATAAATTGTCTATAACAATAGAATTGTATAGCATCAGTCTATTCTCAGATTCTCACTTGGTCATTTTCGCTATTTCATTTGGTTTCGCTGATAGGTTTCAAAAAGCCTGCATCAAGTATGGCGTAGCTGATGTGGACCTTTTCCAGACAACTGACCTGTGGGATCGTAAAAACGTCGCTCTCGTTACGACTACTATATTTGCTGTTGGGCGCGCGGTAAGGAATTACGTTACCACAATTATTGCGATACCGTGGCccatttaattaattttgttttatgctcaCGAAAGTAGTTAACTCAACTTTAACTTTGTATGTATTTTATgctatattatttttaataccACTGTTTCGTCTGTTCACTTCAGTGCTACAGACATCCAGAATTTAGAGGCCCATACCTCGGCCCACGTCCAGCTGAAGAAAATCGACGTGAATTTACCGAGGAGCAGTTGCGTGCCGGTGAGGGATTAATTGGACTTCAAGCAGGATCGAACAAGGGTGCCACACAGGCTGGTCTAAATTTTGGTGCAACCAGAAAAATCTTGCTTGGAAAATAGTGTTCGACAAAAATAACACTTACAATTAAAGCGTTTGCTTGAGAATAACCCTCCCAAACATCAACCACTTTGTTTGCATTGAATAATcctatttgtttgattttatataCCGCTTTTGCCGAAAAATACACTACATTGACACCGGTGGCGGTAAAGCGAATATAAACTTACTATAtaacaaattatttatttttctcatcgTTCCGATTTCCTCTAGCCTAGTTGAATGATTGCCAAAATACTGTTGAATTCACCTAAATTAGTAAAACTCATACAGGAGCCTACAGGTTGCATAATACGTATCAGGTATCTTTAATGGAAACGCGATACTAAAATCCAAGCATGATTTTTGTCAAGTTCCATTGTTTCAATACTAACTTATTCGAAATCTTAtctattattcattttctgtAATAATAAAGTACAATTTGTCTATCTAAATAATAGTACAATTGCAAAGAATGGCTGTATGAAAATATGAAAGAAACTATACTTAATATAAATCAAGATATTGCATAAACCATATTGAAGAAACGCTTAATAATCttaataattaatttcttGCTGTTaaagcatttattttatttatacacaTTTCGTAACATTAGATGGATGTTAAAAGACAAAGTTTAAAGTCCTTTGCGATTTGTGCTACGTTGCAGTAGATCTACTTTCAGTATAAAACCTATTTATTGAAAATGCCGTTATACAACGTATTTGGGCATTGTACTTTTATTAAAAAGGCATTTTGATATTGTTATTACTGAATTGCCTTTTTATTGTTCAAATCTTGGTAGACAGCAAAGAAttagtaaaaacaaacaaaacttagaactaaaaaacacacaaatttcATAATATATTCTACGGTCATCAATCTGCATGTGATGAGCAATCGAGCATATTTTGCTTATATAGCAGTTTGGAACAACCGATCACAACAGTCAACCAATCAACACTAATCAGTATGGGTGCCTACACTGTCATTGTTGCAAAACGATTGTTTAACTCTTTTACAAGGACACTTTGTGTATTAAtgctttgattttcttccgaaTTTCATTCGAAAAACATGAATTGAAACACAGAACACACACATGcctagaaaaataaatcacaataCAAAAATAACTACTTCAATTCTCATGAAGCCCATTTATCCTACCAACACTCGCGTAAGTAGCGTCTCTAACTTTAACTCCTTTGACGCATCCTTTATCTTTTGTACCCTCGTCAGTTCGAGTCAGCATCGTCAGTTAGAGTGATGCCAATGCCCATCATCTCATTTGCCAATGCCCATCACTCTCGTCATTTGAATGTGACCTTTTCGGTGGGTGCAGCATACGGTGCTTTTTTAACGCGTTCCAAATTCTAATCTCCTCACCTATCCTAAAATAATAGAAATAAcagaaaatatataaatatttttccataaattatgctttacGAAAATGTTTAGTTTATTCTATCAACTAAACCTCCACTTACAAAAGTCCCAATCGGCGCAAGTCACTTCGTTCCAAATCATATAGAAAGTCATCATAGCGAAAGCCTTCGCACAATATTCGCTGCCTACTTTCAATTCGCGAGATGCCTTGCGCCTGGAGCCAACCAGCTAACCGACCATCACCTATACCAACATTTTTGTCACTTTGCGCTACGAACTGCGAGTCTACCGGACGAGGAACGTCTTGGCATTTGTAATGAATTTGCTGAGCGTTAAATGAAGTCGTAGTTGATGACGGCATTCGAAAATTAGAACTTGAACGACGTTGTGTATTATCGTCACAATCGCCACTGACACTCTGATCTGGCATGTTTCCGACATGGTCGTGTAGACATCGCTCCATTAGAGCAACAAGTTGGTCAGTAAGACAACGTGTAAATACACCGCTCTCTAGAACCGCCTTGAAGGCATTCTGATACGAGTGTTGAGATTCTATTATATATTGCTTCAGtctttcattttccgcccTGAGTGCGGTAACATGTTCTTGTAACGTTTTCCAGCGAAGTTTTTTGCATGTCAATTCGGTAGTCCTCGAATTAGCAGCAGACGTCTTACTGAAATCATAACCAATCTTGGTTCGGGACTTATCTGCACTGCTATTCTCATACTTGATTTTTTCTCGATCAGATGTTGCAATAATCACATCCTCTGCTGCCGTCTCAAGCAATATACCCTCTTTTTCCTCAGTCACTTCTTCTATGTGCTTATAGTAGGCACCTATCATTGTGTTTCTtgcacaaccaccaccactgatGCCATCGGCACAATCACGGTGCTCATCGTGTTCTGATGGCTCATACAAATTCGGGCTAACTTTATCTTGTATAAATCTTGTATCTTCATCGACTTCCCCGccgccgtcgtcatcgtcgtagtcatcgtcatcatcatcattgtcaTCGTTGCCGTCGTCATCTGCGCCGTCATCAATGCCATCATCGTCGCCTTCGTTGGGTACGGGTTCAGGAACCATGTTTGCAGTTAACTCAGGTGACAAAATCATTATACCCGCTTGTACCGCGCTTTTCACTAAATTATCTAATGCAAACATCCAATGTGGTTTGATATTGTGAGAGCGAAGTACGGCAATTACCGCATCTTGGAAAAAGTAGAGGGCGAGATGCAGATGATCAATTGCGGTAGAATCCACAACATCGAGTTGCTCCTTAAGCTGTACCATAGCTTGCTCCAGAGCTTCCTTGCGGGGCTTATCTATGTAGTCGCGCAACGCATTTAGTAACGTTTCTAGATGGGCTCTGGTTATCATCACCTTTTCCTCACGCACGGATTCaattttttccaaccacactTGGCAGATTTTTGTTACATCGTGATAAAGCACTTTTTGCAATGTTGTCCGACGCTGATGATCTTTCTTAGCAAGGTAATATCCATCACTTTCGCTGGCGTCACCAGCCAATGCCGATTTACCTGTATTGGAGCAAGTTATCGTTTCCACCTATATaaagttgaaataaaaacctatgtatcaaacaaatataAGTTTCTAGCATTTATCTAAAACATGATATGAACCTCAGGTGAAAGTAAACCTCCCGACGAGCTACGTCGATTCAGCTcaaatgacgatgatggttgTTGGAGATGATCATTTTCAAGTGACGGTGTTTCAGCAAGGTTTCtgtaaaacacaaaatcacatgtgaagaaatttttttctaaatttaaATCCCAGTAGCTTCATATGCTATGGTAATATTTATACAACCGTCGTTCATTTACacataaaaccgaaaaaaacagGAATTAAGTGGCACCATGTGTTATATCAACGGGAAGAGACACAGCTACATGGGACGGTTCCAAATACACTCCACACTTACCCAATGCTGCTAAGGCCGTACTTTGGCATCTTGATCGGCGTCAGTTGAAAAGGGAGCTTGCTTTTGCGAATCGTTACAGAACGAGTAGCCGTGTGGATGACGGACGTGGAATCAGTCAGGGACGGTGGGATCGATGTGGTACTGACGCTGATGATACACGATCAACACGAAGAACAATGTGCAACCAACGAATCAACAATATTGGCAATAACGTATTACCAACAGCGAAACGTAGTATACGAAAATATGGCATGATGAAGCAGCAGAACAAGGAATTGGgaatggatttaaaaaaaaaaattgatgttGGTCATGTATATACCGAATGCGTCAGTAAAGtagaatatttcaaaataGATTATGCgtgaaaggataataaaaaggACAAGGACGGAAACAGACAacgagaataaataaaaaaaacaacaaagtaaaaaagaaaagcagagaTTATTATCCACGAatggtatatatatatatatatatatatatatatatatatatatatatatatatatatatatatatatatatatagatatatatatatatatatatatatatatatatatatatatatatatatatatatatatatatatatatatatatatatatatataaatacatatattCATAATTATAAATATACATTAATAAGTTTTGTCGAACACAATGAAGAGAAACCGGGAAAAACATGTTAGAAAATGATTTTGCTAGAATAATATCTAttacgcattttttttaaatgccaaTAATCAAATAGTATTATAaaggaataagaaaaaaaaacatagataTAAAAGCAACAAGCTTGATGAACTTGttgtagaagaagaaaagaaataaaaaaaaacatatttcataTGCCAGGAAATCATTATATTACATGTGCCATGGAGGCTTATGCATGGACTTACTCGGTTTCGGAACTGAGAGTTGGTGTGTTGCAACTGGCTGAGCTTTGTTGTGAAGTGAGTGTTTTAGAACCAACATGTCGATCTGCAGGCATACTAACACTACGTGAAAATTCGCACACTGAAGTCGCAGCCGTGACCGCCATAGCTATAGGCAATCCGCTAATTGTACTACTGCTACTAAATGAAGGAcgcatttttttgtgctttctgaatggaaaaaaaacatagaaatATAACACTAGTTTGATTCTACATTTTTGTGACCAATACTTACTCGCAAAGAAATGGATCATCTAATAGTTCGGAAGCGGTTGCACGCCTATCCACATTCACCTCAAAACATCTCAATATAAAGTTTTTCGCCACCATCGACAATTCTTCCGGGATgttgggatgggttttgtaAAATCCAACCTTAAACATAGCTGCCTGTGGGCATCCGAGTTCAATAAATGGAGGCTTACCGGTTGCCATCTCGACCACAGTACAACCAAATGACCAAATGTCGGCAGCCGGACCATAACCACGCACACCTTGATCAATCACTTCCGGTGCCATGTATTGCAGCGTACCAGTAAATGTTTCCGTTGCTGGGTTGATGCCTGCCAGCCGTTTCGAGGTACCAAAATCAGATATCTTTACAACGCCACTGTATGTGTTTACCAGCACATTGTCACCCTTAATATCACGATGTACAATTTTTTGGTCGTGCAAGTACTTTAGGCCTTCCAAAATTTGACGTGAATAGAACGCTATAGTCGTTTCATTATCCTTCAATGGGCCCCACTTGGACCTTAACAAAGCTGATAACGACCCACCAGGTACTTGTTCcataaaaattttgaaaaagttATCTTCAGATTTCGATCCCCAATACTGTACAATATTACGATGGCGTAGCTGCGAGTGAAGTTTTATTTCCTCATGTAAAGGTTGTACATCATGCGTATTGCGCTCCGGAACTTCCTTAACGGCAATCTTCACCTGAGTAGTGAGATCACGAGCAGCATACACTTTTCCATATGTACCTTTGCCGAGGATAATCCGTCGACCTTGATCGTCCGTTTCATATTGATAAGCTAGTTCATCGGCGGTTATCTCTGCAGATGAAAGATCAATAAAACCGGAACCTTGTTCGGCCGTCATTTGCAGAATAAGATCGTAAAACGTTTGACGGCACTGAACGGACGGAAAAAACATCTGAAAGTCATCCGAATTTTGATGCACGTACAAGTAGGCACAGCGTTCGTCCCGTTTATATAAGCTAACTGATTTAATTTGGCTTGCAAGAAAGTTAAAATCATGAAGCTTAAGGCAGTTACCACCTCCTTCTTTTGCATGCTGCTGACATATGTTGGTGATATCAATTGATTTTTGCTCCGCGTCCATGTGTATGGACACGTAACTAGGCATGTAGATTTTTTGCGGTTCAAGAATCAGTATCGGAAAACGCACCATGCTGGACGGTTCCGATGCAGTTGCTTCAAGAAAAAATTCCATCCAAAACTGAAATATATGCTGTTCAATACTAATACCAGAAGTTGACGGCTCTTCAGAACGCGGCTTACGAGCGCGATCGATAAGAGTGATGTTGCCGATCGTCGATTTTAAATACCATTTTGGTGGCCGTAGTTTGAACATACACTCAGCTGCCTGAATCGCTTTTGCGTAGTTTTCTGCCAACACCGATATTTCAAAAAAAGTTGCCACGTTCCAATAATCTTTAATTTGTGCCAACGATCCTTTCTTACCAATCAAATTGTTTAGCTTCATTCCGATATACTGCAGCTCACTGTCTGTGAAGTCTTTACCATCAATAACTAGCAATGTTGCCAAGTTGATGCCAGCAAATTCATTTGGCTGCACTTCGAACGACTTTCTGTACCATATGATTGCGTTTTTTAAGCTTTCGCGGTCTGTATGATTTGACTCAACAAACATATCCTTGTATATGCGTCCATATAAACATAGCATGTCGGGAAAgtggttttctttcttatcAAGTGCctttgtgcatgtgtgtagtGCTCTTTCTCTATCACCTTCACGATTTCGTCGGTTCAAGGCAAATGCATACAAATAGTGCATTGGACCAGTATTAATATAATTCTGTTTGTTGGGTATCGTTTCCAGATCATCCACCAGCTGTACCATAGCATCATAGTCCTGTA
This genomic interval from Anopheles nili chromosome X, idAnoNiliSN_F5_01, whole genome shotgun sequence contains the following:
- the LOC128728878 gene encoding muscle-specific protein 20 yields the protein MAPRNKEQESEVLQWISDVLGEKLPPGAYEDVLKDGVVLCKLVNKLAPGSVKKIQERGTNFQLMENIQRFQAAIKKYGVPEEEIFQTADLFERRNIPQVTLCLYSLGRITQKHTDYHGPTLGPKMADKNERNFSEDQLRAHHGELNLQMGYNKGASQAGLGSFGNSRHM
- the LOC128728879 gene encoding muscle-specific protein 20-like, producing the protein MPGRPLWQVAGKRDRDQEREAQHWIETMIGDKFPKGLVYEDCLRDGILLCRLMNRLSPGIVPKINTTGGDYKMMDNINQFQKACIKYGVADVDLFQTTDLWDRKNVALVTTTIFAVGRACYRHPEFRGPYLGPRPAEENRREFTEEQLRAGEGLIGLQAGSNKGATQAGLNFGATRKILLGK
- the LOC128728291 gene encoding mitogen-activated protein kinase kinase kinase 15, with translation MEEAIDTHSITTSDKNGGSMSNLSDVSNSNISVPTSSVHSSHVRPRMDIAVVIDCEQSAFLNHRKAALEEVRQACFHVGANLQLLQFEVLDYGDLNTLEYFYNADVVVVDLSIQTQQSTLCYQLGVRESFEMNENIVIYNDTQNEATLRMKISCGNYQFISYRLHESGNVIITSPLKARTGEELPPQFHQQQQSQQLQQQQQQHHQSHQQLHSATSLVIALRKLFQDVEIESKAHLREKFLADLRSLRDQLAGNVEELQRMLRNMRKRLDDPHVLSKEIVQTYMLSLRDVQDYDAMVQLVDDLETIPNKQNYINTGPMHYLYAFALNRRNREGDRERALHTCTKALDKKENHFPDMLCLYGRIYKDMFVESNHTDRESLKNAIIWYRKSFEVQPNEFAGINLATLLVIDGKDFTDSELQYIGMKLNNLIGKKGSLAQIKDYWNVATFFEISVLAENYAKAIQAAECMFKLRPPKWYLKSTIGNITLIDRARKPRSEEPSTSGISIEQHIFQFWMEFFLEATASEPSSMVRFPILILEPQKIYMPSYVSIHMDAEQKSIDITNICQQHAKEGGGNCLKLHDFNFLASQIKSVSLYKRDERCAYLYVHQNSDDFQMFFPSVQCRQTFYDLILQMTAEQGSGFIDLSSAEITADELAYQYETDDQGRRIILGKGTYGKVYAARDLTTQVKIAVKEVPERNTHDVQPLHEEIKLHSQLRHRNIVQYWGSKSEDNFFKIFMEQVPGGSLSALLRSKWGPLKDNETTIAFYSRQILEGLKYLHDQKIVHRDIKGDNVLVNTYSGVVKISDFGTSKRLAGINPATETFTGTLQYMAPEVIDQGVRGYGPAADIWSFGCTVVEMATGKPPFIELGCPQAAMFKVGFYKTHPNIPEELSMVAKNFILRCFEVNVDRRATASELLDDPFLCEKHKKMRPSFSSSSTISGLPIAMAVTAATSVCEFSRSVSMPADRHVGSKTLTSQQSSASCNTPTLSSETDTTSIPPSLTDSTSVIHTATRSVTIRKSKLPFQLTPIKMPKYGLSSIGNLAETPSLENDHLQQPSSSFELNRRSSSGGLLSPEVETITCSNTGKSALAGDASESDGYYLAKKDHQRRTTLQKVLYHDVTKICQVWLEKIESVREEKVMITRAHLETLLNALRDYIDKPRKEALEQAMVQLKEQLDVVDSTAIDHLHLALYFFQDAVIAVLRSHNIKPHWMFALDNLVKSAVQAGIMILSPELTANMVPEPVPNEGDDDGIDDGADDDGNDDNDDDDDDYDDDDGGGEVDEDTRFIQDKVSPNLYEPSEHDEHRDCADGISGGGCARNTMIGAYYKHIEEVTEEKEGILLETAAEDVIIATSDREKIKYENSSADKSRTKIGYDFSKTSAANSRTTELTCKKLRWKTLQEHVTALRAENERLKQYIIESQHSYQNAFKAVLESGVFTRCLTDQLVALMERCLHDHVGNMPDQSVSGDCDDNTQRRSSSNFRMPSSTTTSFNAQQIHYKCQDVPRPVDSQFVAQSDKNVGIGDGRLAGWLQAQGISRIESRQRILCEGFRYDDFLYDLERSDLRRLGLLIGEEIRIWNALKKHRMLHPPKRSHSNDESDGHWQMR